One part of the Triplophysa rosa linkage group LG5, Trosa_1v2, whole genome shotgun sequence genome encodes these proteins:
- the LOC130554717 gene encoding cytochrome P450 7A1: MILSVALIWAVVVGLCCCLWLITGIRRRQPGEPPLENGWIPYLGCALQFGANPLEFLRSRQKKFGHIFTCKIAGQYVHFLCDPFSYHAVIRQGRHLDWKKFHFDASAKAFGHESMDPSHGYTTENLHQTFLKTLQGDALPALIETMMENLQSTALQPGVLNAKPSEWQADGIFAFCYKIMFEAGYLTLFGKELDGDKSVARQQAQKALVLNALENFKEFDKIFPALIAGLPIHVFMSAYSARENLAKTLLHENLSKRANVSDLISLRMLLNDTLSTFNELSKARTHVAILWASQANTLPATFWTLFYMIRCPAALKAASEEVKKIFDKSNQKIDPRNSRLVLTREQLDNMPILDSIIKEAMRLSSASLNVRVAKADFLLHLDNKESYHIRKDDVIALYPPLLHFDPEIFEDPLTYKYDRFLDENGQENTCFYRNGRKLRYFYMPFGSGVTKCPGRFFAVHEIKQFLSLILSYFEIELLDSDVKVPPLDQSRAGLGILQPTYDVDIRYRLKTH; this comes from the exons ATGATCCTCAGCGTTGCGCTCATTTGGGCTGTAGTGGTAGGGCTCTGTTGTTGCCTCTGGCTCATCACAGGAATACGCAGAAG ACAACCAGGGGAGCCTCCACTGGAAAACGGATGGATCCCTTACCTTGGTTGTGCTCTTCAGTTTGGCGCCAACCCTTTGGAGTTCCTCCGCAGCAGACAGAAGAAATTCGGCCACATTTTTACTTGTAAGATTGCTGGGCAGTACGTCCATTTTCTTTGTGATCCCTTCTCCTACCATGCTGTCATCCGCCAAGGAAGGCATCTGGACTGGAAGAAATTTCACTTTGACGCCTCTGCAAAG GCATTTGGTCATGAAAGCATGGATCCCAGCCACGGCTACACCACAGAAAACCTGCATCAGACCTTTCTCAAAACCCTACAAGGTGATGCACTGCCGGCTCTCATTGAGACAATGATGGAAAACCTGCAGAGCACAGCGCTACAACCGGGCGTACTCAACGCTAAACCCTCAGAGTGGCAGGCCGATGGCATTTTCGCCTTTTGCTACAAGATCATGTTTGAAGCAGGCTACCTGACCCTCTTCGGCAAGGAACTGGATGGAGACAAGAGTGTCGCACGTCAGCAGGCTCAGAAAGCGCTGGTGCTCAATGCTCTGGAGAACTTCAAAGAGTTCGATAAGATCTTTCCCGCTCTGATCGCCGGGCTTCCCATTCACGTTTTCATGAGTGCCTACAGCGCCCGTGAGAACCTGGCCAAGACTTTGCTCCACGAGAACCTGAGCAAGCGTGCCAACGTGTCTGACCTCATATCCCTGCGCATGCTACTGAACGACACGCTGTCTACCTTCAACGAGCTGAGCAAAGCCAGGACTCACGTGGCCATTCTGTGGGCTTCTCAGGCTAACACTTTACCTGCCACCTTCTGGACCTTGTTCTATATGATCAG GTGCCCTGCGGCGCTGAAGGCAGCGAGCGAGGAggtgaagaaaatatttgacaaatCTAACCAGAAAATCGATCCTAGAAATTCTCGACTTGTACTAACAAGGGAACAATTAGACAACATGCCCATTCTAG ACAGCATCATTAAAGAGGCTATGAGACTGTCCAGTGCATCTCTGAACGTCCGAGTGGCCAAGGCTGACTTTCTCCTTCACCTGGACAATAAAGAATCTTACCACATTCGTAAAGATGATGTCATAGCTCTGTACCCCCCGCTGCTTCACTTTGACCCTGAAATCTTTGAAGATCCGttg ACATACAAGTATGACAGATTCCTTGATGAAAATGGACAGGAGAACACCTGCTTTTACAGAAACGGTCGCAAACTTCGTTACTTTTACATGCCTTTTGGATCTGGGGTCACCAAGTGTCCGGGTCGCTTCTTCGCTGTGCACGAGATCAAGCAGTTTTTGTCTTTGATTCTCTCTTATTTTGAGATTGAACTCTTGGACTCAGATGTGAAAGTACCACCACTGGACCAGTCCCGGGCCGGTCTGGGTATTCTGCAGCCTACCTATGATGTCGACATTCGATACAGACTGAAAACTCATTGa